A DNA window from Luteolibacter luteus contains the following coding sequences:
- a CDS encoding ELWxxDGT repeat protein: MGSDPAYDFMVSGNLLFFTTGKGVAGGKLWRSDGTSSGTYPLKGFRQGYSGPILHDLTPAANGIYFRANDGQHGAELWFSDGSVAGTRLVADLGPGADSSSPSFLEVAGERLFFSSYFALPAGSLWQTNGTSEGTRPLMKPQKLNGSSISLEWYERTAAGSGKKVFFRANDGRHGEELWVTNGTRVGTKMIRDIMSGEENSDPVTVTPFGKGVLFRARNKDHGWDVWFSDGSRKGTRPLTSNGGSEGLTDPFAVVGKTAYFEFDEAGEDGLLWQTDGSPEGTFPVTVADGLMLSPYHRSPMAQVGETLYLGADDGIHGAELWALIQGTPRLVKDLRPGASGSSLSLFTAVGRRLAFFVGSRSSRGSELWTSDGTEAGTVKVAEGFSEVSASTGLGDIHLFLADDKQHGNEWWRSDGTPEGTFILKDIAEGSGQRSLEYTSAMYAVGDDAMYFVADDGAAYGEELWKTDGTPEGTTIVADLKAGFGSSSPAELLFFNRRLFFAADDGVNGRNIWSTTGTAESCFMHAARNGTDADPLMITPLGDRLFFFARSVGKGIEPHALRPSPENAR; encoded by the coding sequence GTGGGATCGGACCCTGCTTATGACTTCATGGTTTCAGGGAACTTGCTGTTCTTCACCACCGGAAAGGGTGTTGCGGGGGGGAAGTTGTGGCGATCGGATGGCACGAGTTCCGGGACCTATCCTCTGAAGGGCTTTCGCCAAGGGTATAGCGGCCCGATCCTCCACGACCTGACTCCCGCGGCGAACGGGATCTACTTTCGGGCGAACGACGGACAGCATGGCGCGGAACTATGGTTCAGCGATGGAAGCGTGGCGGGCACCAGGCTTGTGGCGGATCTTGGGCCCGGTGCGGATTCCAGCTCTCCGAGCTTCTTGGAAGTCGCGGGAGAACGTCTCTTCTTCAGCAGCTACTTCGCCTTGCCGGCGGGTAGCCTTTGGCAGACAAATGGCACCTCAGAGGGGACACGACCACTGATGAAGCCGCAAAAGCTGAATGGCTCGTCCATCTCACTGGAATGGTATGAGCGCACTGCCGCCGGTTCGGGTAAAAAAGTCTTCTTCCGGGCGAATGATGGCCGACATGGCGAAGAGTTGTGGGTCACCAACGGGACCCGGGTCGGAACCAAGATGATCCGAGACATCATGTCCGGTGAGGAGAATTCCGATCCCGTGACCGTCACTCCTTTCGGCAAGGGGGTGCTGTTTCGGGCGCGGAACAAGGATCACGGTTGGGACGTCTGGTTCAGCGATGGAAGTCGCAAGGGAACCCGGCCGTTGACAAGCAATGGAGGGTCGGAAGGGCTTACGGATCCTTTTGCGGTTGTGGGAAAGACTGCCTACTTCGAGTTCGACGAAGCAGGCGAGGACGGGCTTCTTTGGCAAACGGATGGATCGCCCGAGGGAACCTTTCCCGTGACGGTTGCGGATGGTCTTATGCTTTCTCCCTATCATCGTTCTCCGATGGCGCAGGTCGGGGAGACTCTCTACCTCGGGGCGGATGATGGGATCCACGGTGCGGAGCTTTGGGCTTTGATCCAAGGGACGCCGCGTCTGGTGAAAGACCTCCGCCCCGGTGCCAGCGGTTCGTCGCTGAGCCTGTTCACCGCTGTTGGCCGGAGGCTGGCGTTCTTCGTCGGCAGCAGAAGTAGCCGGGGTTCCGAGCTTTGGACCAGCGATGGCACCGAGGCTGGAACAGTGAAAGTGGCGGAGGGTTTCTCGGAGGTGTCGGCCTCGACCGGCCTCGGTGACATCCATTTGTTCCTGGCCGATGACAAGCAACACGGAAACGAATGGTGGCGGAGTGACGGGACGCCGGAGGGAACCTTTATCCTGAAAGACATCGCGGAAGGCTCCGGTCAGCGCAGTTTGGAATACACCTCCGCGATGTATGCGGTCGGTGACGACGCCATGTATTTTGTCGCCGATGACGGCGCGGCCTACGGGGAGGAGCTGTGGAAAACCGACGGCACGCCGGAAGGCACCACGATTGTTGCGGATTTGAAAGCCGGGTTCGGCAGCTCGTCTCCGGCAGAGCTTTTGTTCTTTAACCGACGGCTTTTCTTTGCCGCCGATGATGGGGTAAACGGGAGGAACATCTGGTCCACCACCGGGACTGCGGAAAGCTGCTTCATGCACGCCGCGCGAAATGGAACGGATGCCGATCCGCTGATGATCACCCCGCTGGGGGACCGGCTGTTCTTCTTCGCTCGCTCGGTTGGGAAGGGCATCGAGCCGCATGCCTTGAGGCCATCTCCGGAGAATGCGCGCTGA
- a CDS encoding sigma-70 family RNA polymerase sigma factor, producing MSYDSDSSLKVYLREISRTPLLTPEEEVKLAKRIKKGDKDARTHMIKANLRLVVKIAQDYSGYGLPISDLISEGNIGLMKAVERFDPKKGGKLSTYAAWWIKQSIKRALANQSKTIRLPVHMVDKIAKMRRISTLLAEALGREPTDEELAEEVGLPRRKLAMLKQASQRPTSLDAPINEGEATEYGEIIGDDRAEDPLESLSEKNLHGELSGLLDVLDKRERRIIDERFGLTGKTPMTLEEVGREFGVTRERIRQLQNVALTKMRKALRRKDKPLPKPVDGGLQAT from the coding sequence ATGTCATACGATTCCGATTCCAGTTTGAAGGTCTACCTTCGGGAGATCTCGCGGACTCCCCTGCTTACCCCTGAAGAGGAAGTGAAGCTCGCCAAGAGGATCAAAAAGGGCGACAAGGACGCTCGCACCCACATGATCAAGGCGAACCTTCGCCTCGTCGTAAAGATCGCGCAGGACTACTCCGGATACGGACTTCCGATTTCCGACCTGATTTCCGAAGGCAACATCGGCCTCATGAAGGCGGTGGAGCGCTTCGACCCCAAGAAGGGTGGCAAGCTTTCGACCTACGCCGCCTGGTGGATCAAGCAGTCGATCAAGCGCGCTCTGGCCAACCAGAGCAAGACGATCCGCCTGCCCGTCCACATGGTGGACAAGATCGCCAAGATGCGCCGCATCTCCACGCTTCTCGCCGAAGCCCTCGGTCGCGAACCGACCGATGAGGAATTGGCCGAAGAAGTGGGTCTGCCGCGCCGCAAGCTGGCCATGCTGAAGCAGGCTTCGCAGCGCCCAACCTCGCTCGACGCGCCGATCAATGAAGGCGAAGCGACCGAGTATGGTGAAATCATCGGCGACGATCGCGCGGAAGACCCGCTCGAAAGCCTGTCCGAGAAGAATCTTCACGGCGAGCTGAGCGGCCTGCTTGACGTCCTCGACAAGCGCGAGCGCCGGATTATCGACGAACGCTTCGGTCTCACCGGCAAGACGCCGATGACGCTGGAAGAAGTCGGCCGCGAATTCGGTGTGACCCGCGAACGCATCCGCCAGCTCCAGAACGTGGCGCTGACCAAGATGCGCAAGGCTCTTCGCCGCAAGGACAAGCCGCTGCCGAAGCCGGTGGACGGCGGCCTGCAAGCGACCTGA
- a CDS encoding glycoside hydrolase, which produces MAESLEAPRVFNKTSSALHGCMDAMRCSRTLLFIVFLTLSGRITRAAEIETTRVAIDPGARQGTWEGWGTSLAWWAAVFGDDKELADALFTTKAVRINNTLLPGLGMNIVRYNAGACGWREVNGRSMAVSKIIHRYRQMEGFWLDARSSDPGSDSWDWSVDAKQRNMLALARDRGATHFELFSNSPMWWMTRNSNPSGGPKPSDDNLAPEHERNHAIYLATIARRAADQWGIHFTTVSPFNEPRSDWWFADCKQEGCHFSVEAQARSLPLLREELDKRGLQKLPIAASEETYYDHAIGTWERLDEKTRALIGQVNVHGYQEAKGNRAKLHKLVHLEGGKPLWNSEYGDGDPSGLNMARNLHRDLAALCPTSWSYWQPVDGGGWGLIAGDMREGRMQRINPKWFVLAHYTRHIPRGAIMLTTKEESVIAAYDERSGKLAIICLNDSEKEREFQIDLSGFASTASTASSWLTEPRERSRYELHEKLPLSGKLLDQKLPKKSVRSFVLEARPERQ; this is translated from the coding sequence ATGGCCGAATCCCTCGAAGCTCCTCGCGTTTTCAACAAGACTTCCTCCGCGCTCCACGGTTGCATGGATGCCATGCGATGCTCCCGCACCCTCCTCTTCATCGTCTTTCTCACCCTCAGCGGGCGGATCACAAGGGCTGCGGAGATCGAAACAACGCGGGTCGCCATCGATCCCGGAGCACGGCAAGGCACATGGGAAGGCTGGGGAACATCCCTCGCATGGTGGGCCGCGGTCTTCGGCGATGACAAGGAGCTGGCAGATGCCCTCTTCACAACCAAGGCAGTCCGCATCAACAACACGCTCCTGCCCGGACTCGGAATGAACATCGTCCGCTACAATGCCGGCGCCTGTGGTTGGCGCGAGGTCAACGGGCGTTCGATGGCGGTCTCGAAGATCATCCACCGCTATCGCCAGATGGAAGGATTCTGGCTCGATGCCCGCAGCAGTGATCCCGGATCCGACAGCTGGGATTGGTCGGTCGATGCCAAGCAACGGAACATGCTTGCCCTGGCCCGGGACCGGGGTGCGACCCACTTCGAGCTCTTCTCGAACTCGCCGATGTGGTGGATGACCCGCAACAGCAATCCATCCGGCGGCCCGAAGCCAAGCGATGACAACCTCGCTCCGGAGCATGAGCGCAATCACGCGATCTACCTCGCCACCATCGCACGGCGCGCCGCGGACCAATGGGGCATCCACTTCACGACCGTATCCCCTTTCAACGAGCCCCGCTCGGACTGGTGGTTCGCCGACTGCAAACAGGAAGGCTGCCACTTTTCCGTAGAAGCCCAGGCAAGATCGCTGCCCCTCCTGCGCGAGGAACTCGACAAGCGCGGTCTGCAGAAACTCCCGATCGCAGCCTCCGAGGAAACCTACTACGACCACGCGATCGGCACTTGGGAGCGCCTCGATGAAAAGACGCGCGCCCTCATCGGCCAGGTCAACGTACACGGCTATCAGGAAGCAAAAGGCAATCGCGCGAAGCTCCACAAACTCGTGCACCTCGAGGGCGGCAAACCACTATGGAACTCCGAGTATGGCGATGGCGATCCCTCCGGACTGAACATGGCCCGCAATCTTCATCGCGACCTCGCCGCACTGTGTCCCACCTCATGGTCCTACTGGCAGCCCGTCGACGGAGGGGGCTGGGGACTCATCGCCGGTGATATGCGGGAGGGGCGGATGCAACGCATCAATCCGAAGTGGTTCGTACTCGCGCACTACACCCGCCACATCCCTCGTGGCGCGATAATGCTGACCACGAAGGAAGAGTCCGTGATCGCGGCCTATGACGAACGCAGCGGGAAACTGGCCATCATTTGTCTGAACGACAGCGAGAAAGAACGGGAGTTCCAGATCGACCTCTCCGGCTTCGCCTCCACCGCCTCCACCGCCAGCTCTTGGCTCACCGAACCTCGGGAGCGCTCGCGTTACGAACTGCACGAAAAGCTTCCCCTTAGCGGCAAGCTCCTTGATCAGAAGCTGCCAAAGAAGTCGGTCCGGTCCTTCGTCTTGGAAGCGCGACCGGAGAGGCAGTGA
- a CDS encoding sialidase family protein, with the protein MIRSLHFLRLLAFLPVSLTLCSALAASPPPPGIVIHHSHASSGLYIGSPSLCVLPDGTYLASHDLFGPASKEHELAKGRLYRSTDRGASWSHVRDFEGFFWQGLFVHRDAVYVLGTDKHHGRVVIRRSADGGKTWSDPLTTADGVLAEGQWHTAPMPVIEHDGRLWRAIEDAEGGTKWGERYRARMMSAPVDADLLDSKSWTFSNPLPRDPSWLEGDFRAWLEGNAVAGPDGGMLDVLRVDNSKVPEKAALVRISKDGSTASFDPSEGFIDFPGGAKKFTIRKDPQGDGYWSLATIIPERHADASLGRPSGVRNSLALVHSEDLRTWETRSLLLYHPDVSKHGFQYVDWQFDGDDLVAACRTAWDDEEGGAHNNHDANFLTFHRWEKFRELSRKDDVPMPELAVMVHEASGLSIKGTAFEIGTLRDGEKAFSNRGYVWDDVPEALAGSSFVRLAGGEKGLVEVIAKEATILTIATMPSELAVDLSSWAETGKGIRYSDAKETVLKVYTRQVGKGESVKLPRGNWSGSVLVFGR; encoded by the coding sequence ATGATCCGATCCCTTCATTTCCTGCGTCTGCTGGCCTTCCTTCCCGTCAGCCTCACGCTTTGTAGTGCCTTGGCTGCGTCGCCCCCGCCACCCGGGATCGTGATCCATCATTCGCATGCCTCCAGCGGGCTCTATATCGGGTCGCCTTCTCTGTGTGTGTTGCCAGACGGTACTTACCTGGCGAGCCACGATCTCTTCGGCCCGGCGAGCAAGGAACACGAGCTGGCGAAAGGCAGGCTGTATCGTTCCACGGATCGCGGAGCGAGTTGGAGCCATGTGCGGGACTTCGAGGGCTTCTTCTGGCAGGGCCTCTTCGTTCATCGGGATGCCGTTTATGTGCTCGGTACCGACAAGCATCACGGCCGGGTGGTGATTCGTCGCTCCGCAGATGGCGGGAAGACCTGGAGCGATCCCTTGACTACTGCGGATGGCGTACTTGCGGAGGGTCAGTGGCACACAGCACCGATGCCGGTGATCGAACATGACGGGCGGCTCTGGCGGGCAATTGAGGATGCGGAGGGCGGCACCAAGTGGGGCGAGCGTTATCGCGCACGCATGATGTCGGCGCCCGTGGATGCCGATCTTTTGGACTCGAAGAGCTGGACCTTTAGCAATCCCCTCCCGCGCGATCCATCATGGCTGGAAGGAGATTTCCGCGCGTGGCTGGAGGGCAATGCGGTGGCGGGCCCGGATGGCGGGATGCTGGATGTCCTGCGTGTGGACAATTCCAAGGTGCCGGAGAAAGCAGCGCTGGTGAGGATTTCGAAGGATGGCAGCACGGCCAGTTTCGACCCATCGGAAGGCTTCATCGATTTCCCCGGCGGCGCGAAGAAATTCACCATCCGCAAGGATCCGCAGGGTGACGGCTATTGGTCGCTTGCTACGATCATTCCGGAACGCCACGCGGATGCTTCGCTCGGCAGGCCAAGCGGCGTGCGGAATTCGCTGGCACTTGTCCACAGCGAGGACCTGCGGACATGGGAGACGCGGAGCTTGCTCCTCTATCATCCGGACGTCTCGAAGCACGGCTTCCAGTATGTCGACTGGCAGTTCGATGGCGATGACCTTGTCGCTGCCTGCCGCACCGCTTGGGACGATGAAGAAGGTGGAGCGCATAACAACCACGATGCGAATTTCCTGACCTTCCACCGCTGGGAAAAATTCCGCGAGCTGAGTCGCAAGGACGACGTGCCGATGCCAGAGCTCGCGGTGATGGTGCATGAAGCGTCGGGGCTTTCCATCAAAGGGACGGCCTTCGAGATCGGTACTCTTCGGGATGGCGAGAAAGCGTTCTCGAATCGTGGCTACGTATGGGATGATGTTCCCGAGGCGCTGGCCGGGAGTTCCTTCGTGCGTCTCGCCGGAGGGGAGAAGGGTCTGGTCGAAGTCATTGCCAAGGAGGCGACGATCCTGACGATTGCCACCATGCCTTCGGAACTGGCGGTGGATCTGAGCTCATGGGCCGAAACCGGAAAAGGGATCCGCTACAGCGACGCGAAGGAGACGGTTCTAAAGGTCTATACGAGGCAGGTGGGGAAGGGGGAATCGGTCAAGCTGCCGCGGGGAAATTGGAGCGGCAGCGTGCTGGTTTTCGGGCGGTGA
- a CDS encoding DUF7133 domain-containing protein — protein sequence MIRLTALTSYTQAMKPQILLLSLASVTAMHAEEVQPVKALTPEQAAKSFELPPGYRMDLVLSEPVIEEPVVTVFDGNGRMFVAEMRTYMQDIDGKDQRKPTSRISMHTDADGDGTYEKHTVFVDNLVLPRMILPLGKGQIVVNETDTLDLYLYTDTNDDGVSDKKELWWEGGPRGGNLEHQPSGLVWAIDNAIYTTYNSFRLRWTPKGIKKEETKANDGQWGLGHDDQGSLYYVNAGGEKGPLSFQAPVVYGMFNPQDQFADGFKTLYPAVGARDFQGGLGKVREPDGTLNSFSSGAGIDVFRGDQLPKELLGDVFFGEPVGRLVRRSKVTNNGGLKVLSNPYQDQKSEFLRSTDLCFRPVNVSNAPDGTLYITDMYRGIIQESAWVNPGSYLRKVVEQYQFDKVIGHGRVWRLVHNTTQKVKQPRMYEETTAQLAAHLASPNGWWRDTAQRLIVLRQDKSVVPLLERVVKQHKSPLTRLHALWTLQGLDAATPEIVRSAMADADPQVRAGAIRVSETLFRQGDASFQVDIEKLAKDADPNVALQACMSAKYLAWPDSKKVISDTVLSSSAKGIKEIGAYLMLSPGQQLAEYSDRERAVLKKGEEIYATLCASCHGATGMGLQVAGSEHMLAPPLGGSKTINGNPNGGIYVLLKGMQGDIDGKKYEGLMIPMDSNDDAWIASVLSYVRNNFGNHGSFVNPSDVAQARKDISSRTQPWTYQELHDQLPQVIPSNKLKVTASANGGEARRAIDGSAESRYSTNKFMEPGMWFQIELEKETPVTGLQLDTRASANDYPRGYEVTVSKDGNEWSQPIAKGNGKNALTEILFAATPAKFIRIKQLGNAPGNFWSIHELQVFADSKK from the coding sequence ATGATCCGCCTTACTGCGCTCACGTCCTATACCCAAGCGATGAAACCCCAGATCCTTTTGCTTTCACTGGCGTCGGTCACGGCGATGCATGCCGAAGAAGTCCAGCCGGTCAAAGCTTTGACGCCCGAACAGGCGGCGAAGAGCTTCGAGCTGCCGCCAGGCTACCGCATGGACCTCGTCCTCAGCGAACCGGTGATCGAAGAGCCGGTGGTGACCGTGTTCGATGGCAATGGCCGGATGTTTGTCGCCGAGATGCGGACTTACATGCAGGACATCGATGGCAAGGATCAGCGGAAGCCGACCAGCCGGATCTCCATGCATACGGATGCCGACGGTGATGGAACCTACGAAAAGCACACCGTCTTCGTCGACAATCTGGTGCTGCCCCGGATGATCCTGCCGCTTGGCAAGGGGCAGATCGTAGTCAATGAGACCGATACCCTCGACCTCTACCTCTACACCGACACCAACGACGACGGCGTCTCCGACAAGAAGGAGCTCTGGTGGGAAGGCGGTCCGCGCGGGGGAAACCTTGAGCACCAGCCGAGCGGCTTGGTGTGGGCGATCGATAACGCGATTTACACGACCTATAACAGCTTCCGCCTGCGCTGGACGCCGAAGGGAATCAAGAAGGAGGAGACGAAGGCCAACGACGGCCAGTGGGGTCTGGGCCACGATGACCAGGGTAGCCTCTACTACGTCAATGCCGGCGGCGAGAAGGGCCCGCTGAGCTTCCAAGCTCCGGTCGTCTACGGGATGTTCAATCCCCAGGACCAGTTTGCGGATGGCTTCAAAACCCTCTACCCTGCGGTGGGGGCTCGGGATTTCCAAGGCGGCCTGGGCAAGGTGCGGGAGCCGGATGGAACGCTCAACAGTTTCAGTTCGGGAGCCGGTATCGATGTGTTCCGCGGGGACCAGCTTCCGAAGGAACTGCTCGGCGACGTGTTCTTCGGCGAGCCAGTGGGACGTTTGGTCCGCCGGTCGAAAGTCACCAATAACGGCGGGCTCAAGGTCTTGAGCAATCCTTATCAGGACCAGAAATCCGAGTTCCTCCGCTCTACGGACCTTTGTTTCCGTCCGGTCAACGTTAGCAATGCTCCCGATGGCACGCTCTACATCACGGACATGTACCGCGGTATCATCCAGGAGTCCGCTTGGGTGAATCCTGGCAGCTATCTCCGGAAGGTGGTGGAGCAGTATCAATTCGACAAGGTGATCGGTCACGGCCGCGTCTGGCGTCTGGTGCACAACACGACCCAGAAGGTGAAGCAGCCGCGGATGTATGAAGAAACGACGGCGCAACTTGCAGCCCATCTCGCGAGCCCGAACGGATGGTGGCGTGATACGGCCCAGCGCTTGATCGTGCTGCGCCAGGACAAGTCCGTGGTGCCGCTTCTGGAGCGCGTCGTTAAGCAGCATAAGAGCCCGCTGACCCGCTTGCATGCGCTGTGGACCTTGCAGGGTCTGGACGCTGCCACACCCGAGATCGTTCGTAGCGCGATGGCAGACGCCGATCCACAGGTCCGGGCCGGTGCCATCCGGGTGAGCGAGACGCTTTTCCGCCAAGGCGATGCTTCATTCCAGGTGGACATCGAAAAACTCGCCAAGGACGCGGATCCGAACGTGGCCCTGCAGGCCTGCATGAGCGCGAAGTATCTGGCATGGCCTGATTCCAAGAAAGTGATCTCGGACACGGTGCTGAGTTCTTCGGCCAAGGGGATCAAGGAGATCGGAGCTTACCTCATGCTCTCGCCGGGACAGCAGCTTGCCGAGTATTCGGACAGGGAACGTGCCGTCTTGAAGAAGGGTGAGGAGATCTACGCCACGCTTTGCGCCAGTTGCCACGGAGCGACGGGGATGGGGCTTCAAGTTGCCGGGTCGGAGCATATGCTGGCTCCTCCGCTCGGGGGATCGAAGACCATCAACGGTAATCCGAATGGCGGAATCTATGTGCTGCTGAAGGGAATGCAGGGCGACATCGATGGCAAGAAATACGAGGGGCTGATGATCCCCATGGACAGCAACGACGACGCGTGGATCGCTTCGGTCCTGAGCTACGTCCGCAACAATTTCGGTAATCACGGCAGCTTTGTGAATCCCTCCGACGTGGCCCAGGCCCGCAAGGATATCTCCAGCCGCACCCAGCCGTGGACCTATCAAGAACTCCATGACCAGTTGCCGCAGGTCATCCCGAGCAACAAACTGAAGGTCACTGCCAGCGCCAACGGCGGGGAAGCAAGACGGGCCATTGATGGAAGTGCCGAGTCCCGCTATTCGACCAACAAATTCATGGAGCCCGGAATGTGGTTCCAGATCGAGCTTGAGAAAGAGACGCCGGTGACCGGCCTGCAATTGGACACCCGTGCATCCGCCAACGACTATCCGCGCGGCTATGAAGTCACGGTCTCCAAGGATGGCAACGAATGGAGCCAGCCGATTGCGAAGGGAAATGGTAAGAACGCTCTAACCGAGATCCTCTTCGCCGCGACGCCTGCCAAATTCATCCGGATCAAACAGCTCGGAAACGCCCCGGGGAATTTCTGGTCGATCCACGAGCTTCAAGTCTTCGCCGATTCGAAAAAATGA
- a CDS encoding ThuA domain-containing protein: protein MSLIPSIIAASALTLVGVGAAISTGQKKVTVLIVTGQNNHDWVRSTPIIKDLLDETGRFDVSVSTTPTQDAPDDAWNDWSPKFEKYDVVLSDYNGKMWPEPVKAEFVRYVNDGGHVVLVHAANNAFTGWKEFERMAGLLWRDANYGDRLYLDENLKQVRQPKGQGPGGGHGAGHAYTIETRDEKNPIFKDLPEVWMHGSDELYHAQRGPAEDVHVLATAFSSKESGGTGVHEPMVWWIPYGKGKVITLVPGHLGTNDKYPTTYDCVGFRTVLQRSVEWVATDAVTIPRPKTFPGADKVSVVPKPAE from the coding sequence ATGAGCCTCATCCCATCCATCATCGCAGCGTCCGCCCTTACCTTGGTTGGTGTAGGCGCGGCGATCTCCACCGGGCAGAAGAAAGTCACGGTGCTGATCGTTACCGGACAGAATAATCACGACTGGGTGCGCAGCACTCCGATCATCAAGGATCTGCTCGATGAAACCGGCCGCTTTGACGTAAGCGTCAGCACCACCCCGACGCAGGACGCGCCGGATGACGCTTGGAACGACTGGTCGCCGAAGTTCGAGAAGTACGATGTCGTGCTGAGCGACTACAACGGCAAGATGTGGCCCGAGCCGGTGAAAGCGGAATTTGTCCGCTATGTGAATGACGGCGGTCACGTGGTGCTCGTCCACGCGGCGAACAATGCGTTTACGGGGTGGAAGGAGTTCGAAAGAATGGCCGGCCTTCTGTGGCGTGATGCCAACTACGGCGACCGGCTTTATCTCGATGAGAACCTGAAGCAGGTCCGCCAGCCGAAAGGCCAGGGGCCTGGTGGCGGCCACGGTGCGGGGCATGCCTACACCATCGAAACCCGCGACGAAAAGAATCCGATCTTCAAGGATCTTCCGGAAGTCTGGATGCACGGGAGCGACGAGCTTTATCACGCCCAGCGTGGCCCGGCTGAAGATGTCCATGTTCTGGCCACCGCGTTTTCCTCCAAGGAAAGCGGCGGCACCGGCGTCCATGAACCGATGGTTTGGTGGATTCCTTATGGCAAAGGAAAGGTGATCACTTTGGTTCCCGGTCACCTTGGAACGAACGACAAGTATCCCACGACCTACGATTGCGTCGGCTTCCGTACCGTGTTGCAGCGGTCCGTGGAATGGGTGGCGACGGACGCGGTGACGATTCCTCGTCCAAAGACCTTCCCCGGAGCCGATAAGGTCAGCGTTGTTCCGAAACCGGCCGAGTAG
- a CDS encoding YifB family Mg chelatase-like AAA ATPase: MITRLFSAALRGVDAQEVEVEVNVRGAEKPQVIIVGLPDAAVRESSQRVISAISVSALRLAEGIKTVNLAPADLKKEGPSFDLPIALAMASASEDVILPADDCCIVGELALDGEVRPVKGVLAIALEAKIRGRLRVLVPEANAAEAAIVEGIQVFAIRSLYQAWKFLRGEEEIAPFTLNRRAFFEAHRRYEVDFDEVKGQHHVKRALEIAAAGNHNLLMVGPPGTGKSMLAKRMATIMPDMSEDEAIETTKIHSITGMLDPKRAMLSTRPFRSPHHTISDAGLLGGGTNPGPGEVSLAHNGVLFLDELPEFRRSTLEVMRQPLEDGTVTISRAAGSLTFPARFVLVCALNPCPCGFYGDLRRACRCSSRQIESYRQRISGPLLDRIDLHVDVPLVEYKDLASESTGGTPSSVIRERVSEARAIQQRRFKGKGGATNSVMSPRLVRDHCKLDSTGAGYMEHAMEQMNFSARAHDRILKVARTIADLGGSDIVRPDDVLEAIQYRSLDRKLFN; the protein is encoded by the coding sequence ATGATTACCCGTCTTTTTTCCGCGGCTCTCCGGGGCGTCGATGCCCAAGAGGTCGAAGTCGAGGTCAACGTCCGCGGCGCGGAGAAGCCGCAAGTGATCATCGTCGGCCTCCCGGATGCCGCGGTGAGAGAATCGTCCCAACGAGTCATCTCCGCTATTAGCGTGTCCGCCCTGCGATTGGCCGAGGGCATCAAGACGGTCAACCTCGCGCCCGCCGATCTGAAGAAGGAAGGACCTTCCTTTGACCTACCGATCGCGCTGGCCATGGCATCCGCGAGCGAAGACGTGATCCTCCCGGCTGACGACTGCTGCATCGTGGGTGAGCTCGCGCTCGATGGGGAAGTGCGTCCGGTAAAAGGCGTCCTCGCCATCGCGCTGGAGGCCAAAATTCGCGGGCGCTTGCGAGTCCTCGTGCCTGAAGCAAACGCCGCGGAGGCCGCTATCGTGGAAGGCATCCAGGTCTTCGCCATCCGCTCGCTCTATCAGGCTTGGAAATTCCTACGCGGGGAAGAAGAGATCGCACCTTTTACCCTGAACCGCCGCGCCTTCTTCGAAGCACACCGCCGCTACGAGGTGGACTTCGACGAAGTGAAAGGCCAGCACCATGTGAAGCGGGCACTGGAGATCGCTGCGGCTGGAAATCACAATCTCCTGATGGTCGGCCCGCCCGGCACCGGCAAGTCCATGCTCGCGAAGCGCATGGCCACCATCATGCCCGACATGAGCGAAGACGAAGCGATCGAGACCACCAAGATCCACTCGATCACCGGCATGCTCGACCCGAAGCGCGCAATGCTTTCCACGCGTCCCTTCCGCTCTCCCCACCACACGATCTCGGACGCCGGCCTGCTCGGGGGCGGAACCAATCCGGGTCCCGGCGAAGTCTCTCTCGCTCACAACGGGGTCCTCTTCCTCGATGAACTTCCCGAGTTTCGCCGCAGCACCCTGGAGGTCATGCGCCAGCCCTTGGAAGACGGGACGGTAACCATCTCTCGCGCCGCGGGGTCTCTTACCTTCCCGGCTCGCTTCGTCCTGGTTTGCGCCCTGAATCCTTGTCCTTGTGGTTTCTACGGAGACCTCCGCCGGGCCTGCCGCTGTAGTAGCCGCCAGATCGAGTCCTACCGGCAGCGCATTAGTGGCCCGTTGTTGGACCGCATCGATCTCCACGTGGATGTCCCCTTGGTCGAGTACAAGGACCTCGCCTCCGAAAGCACCGGCGGCACTCCTTCCTCGGTCATCCGGGAACGGGTCAGCGAGGCGCGCGCAATCCAGCAACGCCGCTTCAAGGGCAAGGGAGGCGCTACCAACTCCGTCATGTCGCCGCGCCTAGTCCGCGACCATTGCAAGCTCGACAGTACAGGGGCCGGCTACATGGAGCATGCGATGGAGCAGATGAACTTCTCCGCCCGGGCCCACGACCGCATTCTGAAAGTGGCACGCACCATCGCGGACCTCGGCGGAAGCGACATCGTCAGGCCGGACGACGTGCTTGAGGCCATCCAATATCGCAGCCTCGACCGGAAGCTTTTCAATTAG